The Mauremys mutica isolate MM-2020 ecotype Southern chromosome 20, ASM2049712v1, whole genome shotgun sequence genome contains the following window.
TCTGGAGCAGCTCAGGTGCTAGCACATCTGTCCACCCCACAGTCCTGTGTGGTAGGGAAGTGTTACCTGCATTTTATAGATGTGGATCTCCGGTACAAAGGGATGAAGTGACTTAGCCAGGGTCACGTGGAGAGTCTGGCGGAGCCAAGAAATGACCCCAGATTTattgagtcccagtctagtgccttcCCACAGACCCGTCTTTTCTTATGAGACCCTCTTGGTCAGGTGGGTCAGCAGGTTAGCTCTATCTTGCCACATCATCGGATCCTGTACTGGATTCTGCCTTCATAATCCTGCTGCTTGGATACCAAAGTCATAGGCCTCTAATAAATATGCTTGTAAATTCAGCTGGGTGTTCGGTTAAATTCCTACAACGTTCCTGTTCCAGTCACTCGTCCCCCATCCAAAGACAGTGCGCCCTGCCATCATTAGGGCTGTTGCTGTGAAATACAGCCAGGAGGAGAAGTTAATCCAAAACTCTGTCCCGTGTTTGATCTGTCCTAGGTACTTAGGTGGCTCATTGACCTTGGAgatggtgaggtgctcagataccaacAGAGCCTCTCCTGAGGCAGCTgcacagatagggaactgaggcacaaaggcccagatcctctggGGTGTTTATCTAAATACCTaagactaagtgacttggccagggtcacacacacacgcaacctggagcagaagagggaattgaacctgggtctcccagtcACAGGCGAGTGCCCTGACCACACCACCATCTTTCCCCTCCAGCAGGTGTAATCCTGCCTCCTAAAGTACCACGGATCCTCTCTAGCCCTGTCCAGGCTTCTGCTTGAAACTGTGAGCAACAGCTTGGTGGGTGGGCTCTTCTCTCTGGCCATGTGGCAAGGTGACTGTCTGCTGCTAACTGTGGCTCTCCTGCTTTGAAGGGATGCTGCGGCGCTGGGACGACAGCCAGAAGTATCTCTCTGATAACCCGCATCTGGTGTGTGAAGAGACCGCCAATTACCTGGTCATCTGGTGCATTGATCTGGAAGTGGAAGAGGTGAGGCTACTGTGTTTCGCCAGGAGTTGTGACTGCAGCCTGAAATGCGGATAGCAGTGGGGTCAATCCCGTGTGCCCTGCTGAGTTCTGGCCCATTCGCGTTTGTGGTGGGCCAAGCTCTTTCCCATTGGCGTCCCTTCCCTAACGGACACCTCATGGCATAGCGAACCCGTGCTGGGGGAACGAGGCCTGGAAAGCTTGTACTGGAGAGGCTTCCTGCCACTCTAGTACATTAGTTTCTCCTGTCAGTACTGTTGTTCCAGCAGCCATTCATCTGATCCACTAGCTGCTCGTTCTCTTCCTGAGTCAGCCTTGGTTGTCTTGTGGCCAGCTGCCCTCCTGGGAGCCAGCGTCTCTTTCAAAGACGGCTTCCTCCATTCGCGTAAAGATGGTGCCGACACTTGAGAGATCCTGGCAGCTGAGTCTGGAAGGGAATGGGCCAAGAGCTCAGACTGCAGTGGACTCGCTTGTCATGGCTCTTGGCCAGCCGGTGTCCTCTTTCCACTTGGGCAAGGCTGCAGCGGCTGGTGTCTCTGTTGGAATGTGAGCACGCCCTCTGCTGGCAGTGCGCCGCACAGCACAGTCCTTAGAGCCACAGTCGCCTTTCTCTTCCGCCTCCTAGAAACACGCCCTGATGGAGCAGGTCGCCCACCAGACCATCGTGATGCAGTTCATCCTAGAGCTGGCCAAGAGCCTGAAGGTGGACCCCAGAGCTTGTTTCAGACAGTTCTTCACCAAAATCAAGGTGAGTTCCAAGTCCCCTTCAGCTGTGCTGTTTTCTCCCCATTTCCTCCTCTCACAGGTGGCCTGCAGTCAGGAGGATTGTGGTGGACAGTGTGGAACTCGCGACCATGGAGTGTTGGTTAGGTCAGGAACTTAGCAAGATTCCAAGAGGGAATGGACACATGGATTCCTGGAATATCCCAAATTCTAACAGTTACTGCTAAGGCTACAAACCTGCCTCAGGGTGTGAGACAACCTCTATTCGAAGTTAAGAAGGGACCTTCCTGAGGCAAATTACCCCACGTCTATGTCTCGTGCGGTTTTTCACACTGTCCTCTGCAGCTTCTGATTCTGGCCACTGTCCAAGGCAAGcgactgggctaggtggacctaaggtctgagccagtctggcagtTCCGATGCCATGTGGTGCCTCCTCCTTCGTTCTCAGTCTGCCCGCGCTGGAGAGAGGGGGCCCAAGGCCCACTCAGGAGTGGGGTTTCAATACAGTCTGACTTTTGCCCAGCTTCCCATGCCCAGTAGTGAGCGTTGTGGCTGGGGTCATCACTGTGGCTACTAGCTAAAGCTGCAGAGCCGTCTCCTTTGTCGCTGGGCCAGCTGAAGGACACCTGGGCAGCCGCCTCCTGGGAGCTCTGTGCCTGGAGAGCCCTGAGCGCAGAGAACATATTGGACTGTAAGTTTTATCCCTCCTACTAGCTGGACTTTTTCGTGGCACCTGCTGCTTGTGCTCTGCCATCGCCTGCCTGTGTATTTGTGGTGCTGTGCTCGCCCCCACAGCAAGGGGTTGTGGGGACAGCGCAGGAGGAGAGACTGTCAGTCTGTCACACATGCTGTCGTCCTACAGCAGGTGGCTTTTAATGAAGGAAGCACTGggctcctcccagccctgcaATTAGCCTGACTGACTGAGGGCGTGGCTACGGTGGCACACTCTGGCCTGAGCAAAGGGGTCCGTAATCTGGGTTCAGCCATGTCTCACGTGCCTGGCTGGATGCTGTGCCATCTCGGCTCCTTCTTCATTAACATTCTGGCCTCTCAACTCTGCTACTCTGCTTCTCCCTGCTCGTTGCAGACGGCCGATCAGCAGTACATGGAGGGGTTCACCGACGAGCTGGAGGCCTTCAAGGAGCGGGTGAGAGGCCGTGCCAAGGTGCGCATCGAGAAAGCCATGAAAGAGTATGAAGAGGAGGAGCGGCAGAAACGGCTGGGCCCTGGCGGGCTGGATCCCGTGGAGGTGTACGAATCCCTCCCGGCTGTGAGTAGCCTGACACTGAGCAGCAGGTGCCTTGCGCTCTGAGCAAGAGCTGCTGCTGTCGATCTCGCATTCTGGCTCCTCCTTCCCACTCCCTAGCCTGCCTAGAGCACGTCTCTGGCCCCATTCTCTGAGCAGCTCAGGTGCTTTGATGGGATTAGTCCCCGCACCCCCCAGGTCAGAAAGccctatccccattttacaggtggggcactgaggcacagggagactcaGACTTGCCCAAGTCTGACAGAGCAGGGAAACGAACCCAGATCTTCCAAGACCCAGGCTAGTGCCCTGGCCACTGCACCACCCTCCCAGGGCAATGGGCAAGGTGGCATTCCTCTCCGTGCGCCGGGGCAAGGCGGGTCACTGCGGAGTGCCTCCACTGCCTCCCTAGGCCTTGGGTCCTAGCTGAGCGGGAGCACGAGGTGTGAGCTCCTAGGCACTGTCTATTGCATGGGGCCGTGGaaggggccctgggccagaccCGCTCACCAggctgccctctcctcccccaggagcTGCAAAAGTGTTTCGATTCAAAAGACGTTCAGATGCTGCAGGATGCAatcagcaaaatggagcctgctgTGAGTATCCCTTGGGTGGGGAGGACACGGGGCCTAGGTGAGGGCCTGGAGTGCCTGGCTCTTGAGGCACAGGAGGAGAGCAGTCAGCTTTCTGTTGCTGTGAATTGGGGTCCGTTCCCAGTCACATTAACGCATCTTCCTGTGTAGCTATTGGCTTCTTCCCAAGTCACTGATCTTGAGCCAACCAAGTGGCAATGAGCCCTTGGCTGAAGGCTGCAGTGCAGTGTCTTGCAGGGGATGGAGGTGGGTTTGGGGAGCTCTGGGAGGAAGCAGAGACCCGTGGGGGAAGTGCTGTGCTAACATCCCTGAGCCCCCATGCGCTGTCTGCGTTCCAGGAAGCGAAGTACCACATGCAGCGCTGCATTGATTCTGGGCTCTGGGTGCCGAATGCCAAGACGGCGGAGGGAGCGGAGAAGGGAGGCGAGGAGGCGGAGGCTGTCTACGAGGAGGTCAAGGAGAGCAGCGAGGAGGAGAAAGGAAACCCATGAACTACTGCTGGAAATGCGTAAAGCAGACtgtcccctcacctccccccactgccaccatccTACCCCCTCTCGCCTTCCTCTCTCACCCGATTATCCCTCAGGATGACACATGCTTTACACACGTAGACACTTTGTGAATGTGTGAGCTGCTTGCTGGCTCTTTGTATCCAACGCCAAGCCCTGGGCTGCCTTTGGGGAGCAGCCGGAAGCCCCTGTGTTAGCAGAGGGGATGTCCAGTCGGTTACCCCAGTGAGACGGGAGCTCAAAGGGACTTGGCATATGGCAGTTTAGGTTCTAGGTCTCACTCTGGTGATGCCGGGCAATGTACTAGTTACAAGTGTGCCGTTGTATCTCTTCTGTTGGTGCCCAGTAAGGCTGTTACCTGAATAAAGAGATTGAAGTAGCTGAGCGTGGAGCGGACTTGCTGGGGCCGTCGGGTGAGCTGTTGTGGCTTCTGAAAAGAGAGAAATTGACCTGCAAAGTTGTTCCTGGTGCTGGGAGTTACGTTGCAGGCCAGCCTGAGGGCACTGGCCTTCCCTAATCTGCGGAGCCCTTGGTGGCCAAAACAAACTGGGGGCTGCCGTGGCACCTGGCAGGGCCTGCAGGCAAACACACCTTGGGTTAGCGCCTGTGCCGCCTCGGCCATCTGCCGGTGTGTGCTCGGGGGCCCGGAGGAGCGGGCTGTGCTGTGAATGTGCCTGAGGCGTAGGCCCAGCTCTGCTGACCGGCAGTCTGTCGCTTTCCTTACCAGCTGCCTGCCCGTCTAGCAGTGTCCCATGCTAAGGGTGACCGTTCCCCCAGTAGGACGGGGGAGTGCACAGGGAATGGAGCCTACGCCAGGTGGCAGGGGGACAGCAGAGCTACACCCTGCATTGATGGGGACGCACCGCTGGGTAGCCAGGAGAGCAGAGCTTGGCTGGCTTGGCCATGCTGTGCCCAGTGGCTCTGTTATTTCTGGCGCTGCTGTGAACTTCTCCAGTGCCCAGCTCTGTTTCTTCTGCAGGTGGCTCAGTGCCCCTGCGCTCAGCAGGGCTGCGAGGAACCGGCCTGCCTTGCCGCATTCCTAGGAAGTACCAGGGTAGAATGGCACAAGGCAAACCGCACCTGCATTTTAAGAGGTAAATCCCGTGCCTGGgtgtggcaaagcagggagccGGCGGGGGAGTATCCATGGGCTTAGGGGTGCCAGGTTGACTCTGGTCCAGCCGGGATCACGTTGTGCTGACTCCACAC
Protein-coding sequences here:
- the CDC37 gene encoding hsp90 co-chaperone Cdc37; its protein translation is MVDYSVWDHIEVSDDEDETHPNIDTASLFRWRHQARVERMEQFQKEKEELDKGCRECKRKLAECQKKMKELEVTDAESGKGELQRLQAEAQQLRKEEKSWEKKIEGLRKKEKNMPWNVDTLSKDGFSKSVFNVKPEEEDESEEQKEKKHKSFVEKYKKQIKHFGMLRRWDDSQKYLSDNPHLVCEETANYLVIWCIDLEVEEKHALMEQVAHQTIVMQFILELAKSLKVDPRACFRQFFTKIKTADQQYMEGFTDELEAFKERVRGRAKVRIEKAMKEYEEEERQKRLGPGGLDPVEVYESLPAELQKCFDSKDVQMLQDAISKMEPAEAKYHMQRCIDSGLWVPNAKTAEGAEKGGEEAEAVYEEVKESSEEEKGNP